From a single Intestinibaculum porci genomic region:
- the prfA gene encoding peptide chain release factor 1, producing the protein MNTLLDRLETVAKRYEELNQILMDPSIANDVKKMTDASKEQGSLEKAYGMYKEYKSLLDGIEESKSLLGDSDPDIKEMAKMELEELQARKPELEREIQLELIPKDPNDGKNIIMEIRGAAGGDEGNIFAGDLYRMYSKYAESQGWKIEVEEAQPGEAGGYALISFMIKGDNVYSKLKYESGSHRVQRVPKTESQGRVQTSTATVLVMPEAEEVDVQIDPKDLRIDTYRSSGAGGQHINKTDSAVRITHIPTGIVATSQDGRSQHDNRDKAMQSLRTRVYEHFLEIEESKQGAERRSKIGSGDRAEKIRTYNYPQNRVTDHRIGLTIQQLDKIMEGKLDPIIEALINEDQKRKLEGEQ; encoded by the coding sequence ATGAACACACTATTAGATAGATTAGAAACTGTCGCAAAAAGATATGAAGAATTAAATCAGATTCTGATGGATCCAAGTATCGCTAATGATGTGAAAAAGATGACCGATGCCTCTAAGGAACAGGGTTCTTTAGAAAAAGCATATGGTATGTATAAAGAATATAAGTCACTTTTAGATGGCATTGAAGAATCCAAATCTCTTTTAGGAGATAGTGATCCTGATATCAAAGAAATGGCGAAAATGGAGCTGGAAGAATTACAGGCGCGTAAGCCGGAATTAGAAAGAGAAATTCAGTTAGAATTAATTCCTAAGGATCCTAATGATGGTAAGAACATCATCATGGAAATCCGTGGCGCAGCCGGCGGTGATGAAGGCAATATCTTTGCTGGCGATTTATACCGCATGTATTCAAAATACGCTGAAAGTCAGGGCTGGAAAATTGAAGTTGAAGAAGCACAGCCTGGTGAAGCGGGCGGTTATGCGCTCATTTCTTTTATGATCAAAGGGGATAATGTTTACAGTAAATTAAAATATGAATCAGGTTCACACCGTGTGCAGCGAGTACCGAAGACTGAATCTCAGGGCCGTGTGCAGACTTCTACCGCGACGGTATTAGTTATGCCTGAAGCGGAAGAAGTCGATGTTCAGATCGATCCTAAGGATTTACGTATTGATACATATCGTTCTTCTGGTGCCGGTGGGCAGCATATCAATAAAACGGATTCCGCTGTCCGTATCACTCATATCCCAACCGGGATTGTAGCGACCAGTCAGGATGGCCGTTCCCAGCATGATAACCGTGATAAAGCGATGCAGTCATTAAGAACCCGTGTCTATGAACATTTCTTAGAAATTGAAGAGTCTAAACAAGGGGCAGAAAGACGTTCTAAGATTGGTTCTGGGGATCGTGCAGAAAAGATCAGAACATACAACTATCCACAAAACCGTGTCACTGATCACCGTATTGGTTTAACGATTCAGCAGTTAGATAAAATT
- the treR gene encoding trehalose operon repressor — MKKYEAICHEIIGQIESGKLPPDSLLPSEHELMQTFQASRDTIRKALNLLIENGYIQKSQGRRSVVLDMKRFKLPISNIESMKEVGKSLGEDITTKVLFLQKIHPDRSVAKKLQLTFDDYVWMIVRVRYFSGEAVILDTDFVNAALVPDLTKEICEDSLYEYIEGPLGKRISYADKIITCQHVNNFDKQYLDLKDYDMVVDVESYTYLEPSIIFQYTASRHRPDKFRFEDRARRLHSPK, encoded by the coding sequence ATGAAGAAATATGAAGCCATCTGCCATGAAATCATCGGTCAAATTGAAAGTGGAAAACTGCCGCCTGATAGTCTTTTACCAAGTGAACACGAACTGATGCAGACCTTTCAGGCGTCCCGAGATACCATTCGTAAAGCCTTAAATTTACTTATCGAAAATGGGTATATTCAAAAATCCCAGGGCCGACGCAGTGTCGTCCTGGACATGAAACGCTTTAAATTACCGATTTCCAATATTGAAAGTATGAAAGAAGTTGGCAAGAGTCTAGGCGAAGACATCACCACGAAAGTGCTCTTTCTCCAAAAGATCCACCCGGATCGTTCCGTCGCCAAAAAGCTTCAGTTAACGTTTGATGACTACGTCTGGATGATTGTCCGTGTCCGTTATTTCTCAGGTGAAGCGGTCATTTTAGATACCGACTTTGTCAATGCGGCGTTAGTTCCTGATCTCACCAAAGAAATCTGCGAAGATTCGCTTTATGAATACATTGAAGGACCGCTTGGCAAACGCATTTCATATGCCGATAAAATCATCACCTGCCAGCATGTCAATAACTTTGATAAGCAGTATTTAGATCTCAAAGATTATGATATGGTCGTTGACGTCGAAAGTTATACTTACTTAGAACCATCAATTATTTTCCAGTATACCGCTTCCCGTCATCGTCCTGATAAATTCCGCTTTGAAGATCGCGCGCGCCGTCTTCATAGCCCTAAGTAG
- a CDS encoding Ig-like domain-containing protein: MKLGTMLLTAFLVGMSLSPLQAKKAAITIKPQKLTLYVKQSKTLKLYKGKKSVKAKWKTGNKKIAKVSAKGKVTALKAGKTKIIATYAKKKYYASLTVKKKKKKVQKATSTAAPAKTPATPAVTTTPTTTTTPAVTPTPTPSTNTTPTPSAEKPAEKPSEEKPAETPSVSPEKPSEEKPAEQPAETPSETKQ; encoded by the coding sequence ATGAAATTAGGTACAATGCTGCTGACCGCTTTTTTAGTCGGGATGTCCTTATCACCCCTTCAGGCTAAAAAAGCCGCGATCACCATCAAACCCCAAAAGCTGACCCTTTATGTCAAACAAAGCAAAACTCTAAAATTGTATAAAGGCAAAAAGAGCGTTAAGGCAAAATGGAAAACCGGCAATAAGAAGATTGCGAAAGTCTCTGCCAAAGGTAAAGTCACCGCTTTAAAAGCCGGGAAGACCAAAATCATCGCCACCTATGCAAAGAAAAAGTACTATGCTTCATTAACCGTGAAAAAGAAAAAAAAGAAAGTGCAGAAAGCGACCAGTACAGCCGCCCCAGCAAAGACACCAGCAACACCAGCTGTAACGACAACCCCAACTACGACAACGACGCCAGCCGTTACGCCAACACCAACACCTTCGACCAATACAACGCCTACGCCAAGTGCAGAAAAGCCGGCGGAAAAACCAAGTGAGGAAAAACCTGCAGAAACCCCATCAGTCAGTCCGGAAAAGCCAAGTGAGGAAAAACCTGCAGAGCAGCCGGCGGAGACGCCATCGGAAACCAAACAGTAA
- a CDS encoding DUF6935 domain-containing protein gives MPTIEIGSQAMTMMVDKDGNPSTSPDATPVEVERKTAQMTWTTLPTNINELKQYEELLKDKEKGKFVIYTLLAATLKTYDDSLPREKNQTMYDMMSYLCDSPWALQQKMPFNTAPSRQFIDNCFYYNKGKAAWFGNAFFENSYWKEGYKLSSPYIMHLHEHVYLTQAATTTTPEYERIANNGSHYNPDDSMAGNFSSPKILDVTWSESAGRWYIYSTD, from the coding sequence ATGCCAACTATCGAAATAGGCTCACAGGCAATGACCATGATGGTAGACAAAGACGGAAACCCAAGCACCAGCCCAGATGCCACACCGGTCGAAGTAGAGCGAAAAACAGCCCAAATGACCTGGACCACTTTACCAACAAATATTAATGAGTTAAAACAATATGAAGAACTCTTAAAAGATAAAGAAAAAGGAAAATTTGTGATCTATACATTATTAGCCGCTACACTCAAGACTTATGATGATTCATTGCCTAGAGAAAAGAATCAGACAATGTATGATATGATGTCTTATCTTTGCGACAGCCCTTGGGCACTCCAGCAGAAGATGCCGTTTAATACAGCACCTAGTCGCCAGTTTATTGATAACTGTTTCTATTATAATAAAGGAAAAGCCGCCTGGTTTGGCAATGCCTTCTTTGAAAATTCCTATTGGAAAGAGGGCTATAAGTTATCATCCCCTTATATCATGCATCTTCATGAACATGTTTATTTAACCCAGGCTGCCACCACGACAACACCAGAATATGAAAGAATTGCGAATAATGGTTCTCATTATAATCCTGATGACAGCATGGCTGGTAACTTCTCGTCACCAAAAATCTTAGATGTGACCTGGAGTGAATCAGCTGGTCGCTGGTATATTTACTCTACTGACTAG
- a CDS encoding aldo/keto reductase codes for MKLNFDQHQLSEIVLGTMRINHKSTEEVYQLLQTAKDHEINVIDTADIYGHGDCERLLGEVFHTHPHLRESFFLQSKCGIHITDDMTYYDFDEDYIIDCVNASLDRLQTDHLESLLLHRPDVLMDVEAVGRAFEKLYNAGKVRYFGVSNMNSAQLSYLQSAVHVPLRINQLQLSAAYSPLIDATFNVNMENSEAYSDGTLLPMMQKQDMLIQAWSSLQYGFFEGSFLNSPKYPYLNALLDQFAQDLHVSPSAIALSWILRIPGKMQAVIGTTSPEHLAEAAQASSKLLTRQQWYQIYLTQHPLP; via the coding sequence ATGAAATTAAACTTTGATCAGCATCAGCTCTCAGAAATTGTCTTAGGGACGATGCGTATCAATCACAAAAGCACCGAAGAAGTGTATCAGTTATTACAAACAGCTAAAGATCATGAAATTAATGTCATTGACACAGCTGATATTTATGGCCACGGAGACTGTGAAAGACTGTTGGGAGAAGTCTTTCATACGCATCCTCACTTAAGAGAATCATTCTTCCTCCAAAGTAAATGCGGCATTCATATCACTGATGATATGACTTACTATGACTTTGATGAAGACTACATTATTGATTGTGTCAACGCTTCATTAGATCGTTTACAGACTGATCATTTAGAAAGCTTGCTCCTTCATCGTCCTGATGTCTTGATGGATGTAGAAGCTGTCGGTCGTGCTTTTGAAAAACTCTATAATGCCGGGAAAGTCAGATACTTTGGTGTCTCTAACATGAATAGTGCCCAATTATCTTATTTACAGTCAGCTGTGCATGTCCCATTACGTATCAACCAGTTACAGTTATCCGCCGCTTATTCCCCTCTCATTGATGCTACTTTCAATGTAAATATGGAAAATAGTGAAGCTTATAGCGATGGCACCTTACTGCCAATGATGCAGAAACAAGATATGCTTATTCAAGCCTGGTCTTCCTTACAGTATGGTTTCTTTGAAGGCTCATTCCTCAATAGCCCTAAATATCCTTACTTAAATGCATTATTAGATCAGTTTGCTCAGGATCTGCATGTCTCACCTAGTGCCATTGCCTTATCATGGATCTTACGTATTCCTGGTAAAATGCAGGCAGTTATTGGTACGACATCACCAGAACATTTAGCTGAAGCGGCGCAAGCTTCCAGCAAACTCTTAACTCGTCAACAGTGGTATCAGATCTATTTAACGCAGCATCCACTGCCATAG
- a CDS encoding IS1595 family transposase: protein MEIQNIAANLSNIKLDQFQIEQILDMVEEYIEANETASTPIIEHCPKCPEKHPKMIKAGHTKSGKQMYRCKSCNKRFVADTGQLTFYSHQSLSKWKIVLKDTLNGLALRETAFKIGVHYVTVFRMRHKLLHFIEMILANDSVGDVAEIDEKYILASHKGTKLEGVDPRKHGSIAPKPGITDILVCIMTVVSRGGNTFIHTYNTGRPTDVNGYEFCQHIDKESYCFIDGINIYDWSLKKRNCGVKHLKLDEYTKTDHLNTVNGLHSFIESEIIYYRNISTKYINRYNSLFMIQYNFRKLNISEKVTKLLGMLRQHQQYFYIRQLSKESIFKFSNSIFDL, encoded by the coding sequence ATGGAAATTCAAAACATTGCTGCTAACTTATCTAATATTAAACTAGATCAATTTCAAATTGAACAGATTCTTGATATGGTTGAGGAGTATATTGAAGCTAATGAAACTGCGTCTACACCTATCATAGAGCATTGCCCAAAATGTCCTGAAAAACATCCTAAAATGATCAAAGCAGGACACACAAAAAGTGGCAAGCAAATGTATAGATGTAAAAGCTGTAATAAACGCTTTGTAGCGGATACCGGTCAATTAACTTTCTATTCACATCAGAGCCTTTCAAAGTGGAAAATTGTTCTTAAAGATACACTCAACGGTTTAGCTTTACGCGAAACTGCATTCAAAATCGGTGTGCATTATGTAACTGTATTTAGAATGCGTCATAAGCTACTTCATTTCATTGAAATGATCCTAGCTAATGATTCTGTAGGTGATGTAGCTGAAATAGATGAGAAGTACATCCTGGCGAGTCATAAAGGGACCAAGCTGGAAGGCGTTGATCCTCGAAAACATGGATCAATAGCACCGAAACCAGGCATAACTGATATTCTAGTATGTATTATGACCGTAGTTTCCCGAGGCGGAAATACATTTATTCACACCTATAATACCGGTCGACCTACTGACGTGAATGGCTATGAATTTTGTCAGCATATTGATAAAGAAAGCTACTGCTTTATAGATGGTATCAATATTTATGACTGGAGTCTGAAAAAACGAAATTGCGGCGTAAAGCATCTAAAACTCGATGAGTATACAAAAACTGATCATTTGAATACTGTAAATGGACTTCATTCATTTATTGAATCAGAAATCATCTATTATAGAAATATATCTACAAAGTATATAAATAGATATAACTCGTTATTTATGATCCAATATAATTTCAGAAAACTCAATATCAGCGAGAAAGTTACAAAGCTTTTAGGGATGCTGAGACAGCATCAGCAATATTTCTACATTCGCCAACTCAGTAAAGAAAGTATATTTAAGTTTAGCAATAGTATATTTGATCTGTAA
- the brnQ gene encoding branched-chain amino acid transport system II carrier protein: MKKKDLLVSGLALFAMFFGAGNLIFPPYLGLMSGRLWPLALLGFISIEVVMSCLGIYALFYAGDGPEAISNAVGKKAGMLLNSAAIFLTGIFIAAPRTAATTYEMLVKPINSHIPLWAFSIVFFAVVYLLTRRQTSLVDVIGRFLTPILTISILVLIVIGIMSPDGKIHQPLTSQIMPLSIQTGYQAMDIITAAGFSLILGQNFANMGLHTRKERLKAAAGTCFIAGLILAAIYAGLAYIGAALGVPGLKDVSQAALLVAITSQLLGSFGVRLLGLITACACLTTCVGLFGATASYIDELSHGKIKYSKAIILITVINFIICNLGLTRIIKFASPILTVIVPPIIVILLLLLASKFVKAQLIYQGAALGALVGGFLVMLQDSFKLLPIVKEFPLYNYGFGWILFAFIGGLLGLVITKLKPQPVKETA, from the coding sequence ATGAAAAAGAAAGATTTATTAGTTTCAGGTCTAGCTTTATTCGCTATGTTCTTTGGCGCTGGGAACCTGATTTTTCCGCCTTATTTAGGCTTAATGAGTGGCCGTTTATGGCCTTTAGCCTTACTTGGCTTTATCAGTATTGAAGTTGTGATGAGCTGTCTTGGTATTTATGCATTATTTTATGCTGGTGATGGTCCAGAAGCTATCTCCAATGCAGTAGGAAAGAAAGCTGGAATGCTTTTAAACAGTGCTGCAATCTTCTTAACCGGGATCTTTATTGCGGCGCCACGTACCGCTGCCACAACTTATGAAATGTTAGTGAAACCGATCAATTCCCATATTCCATTATGGGCCTTCTCCATTGTCTTCTTTGCAGTGGTTTATCTCTTAACGAGAAGACAAACAAGCTTGGTTGATGTCATTGGACGTTTCTTAACACCAATTCTCACCATTAGTATTCTTGTGTTGATTGTTATTGGAATCATGAGTCCAGATGGAAAGATACATCAGCCTCTTACTAGTCAGATTATGCCTTTAAGTATCCAAACTGGTTATCAGGCAATGGATATTATCACCGCTGCTGGTTTCTCTTTAATCCTTGGGCAGAACTTTGCTAATATGGGGTTACATACGAGAAAAGAACGTTTAAAAGCAGCGGCTGGGACCTGTTTCATCGCCGGTCTGATTTTAGCGGCGATCTATGCCGGTCTTGCTTATATCGGTGCTGCCTTAGGGGTACCTGGTTTAAAAGATGTTTCTCAGGCCGCTTTATTAGTAGCTATTACCAGTCAGTTACTTGGCAGTTTTGGGGTGCGATTGCTTGGCTTAATTACCGCTTGTGCCTGCTTAACCACTTGTGTTGGTTTATTTGGCGCAACCGCTTCTTATATCGATGAGTTATCTCATGGTAAAATCAAATACAGTAAAGCCATTATTCTGATTACGGTTATTAACTTTATCATCTGTAACTTAGGTTTAACGCGTATTATTAAGTTTGCATCACCAATCTTAACCGTGATCGTACCACCGATCATTGTCATCTTATTACTGTTATTAGCTTCGAAGTTTGTCAAAGCACAGCTTATCTATCAAGGTGCAGCCTTAGGTGCCCTTGTGGGCGGCTTTTTAGTAATGTTACAGGATAGCTTTAAACTATTACCAATTGTCAAAGAATTCCCGCTTTATAACTACGGCTTTGGCTGGATCCTCTTTGCTTTTATTGGCGGTTTGCTGGGCTTAGTCATTACTAAATTAAAACCACAACCTGTTAAAGAAACAGCTTAA
- a CDS encoding Abi family protein, which yields MQYSDKPMLDTYSQIEHLKSNGITFNVCSEERAYHYLRYNSNYFKVTAFRKNYNKYRGGINDGKYIDLDFAYLCDLASIDMHLRYLSIQLTLDIEHYAKLKILRLMEDHNEDGYQIYIDFMNSLNEVQKKRLENEITRSKNSHYSQNLFEKYYPDFPIWVLLELIPFGRLISLYQFCAKRYNDKNMMQESYMLMTCKALRNASAHSSCILNDLHSHTIIHQKGKPNQKVMHEISKANNISRAAKNKRMSNERISQFVTLLYTFNKIVTSEGAKQKAKELLLQFDKRMMKNITYYNTNELIKANFEFLHQIILYYL from the coding sequence ATGCAATATAGCGATAAACCTATGCTTGATACCTACAGTCAAATAGAACATTTAAAAAGTAATGGCATCACCTTTAATGTCTGCTCTGAAGAGCGGGCTTATCATTATCTCAGGTATAATAGTAATTATTTTAAAGTGACGGCATTCAGAAAGAATTACAATAAGTATCGAGGCGGCATTAACGATGGCAAATATATTGATCTTGATTTTGCCTATTTATGTGATCTTGCCAGTATTGATATGCATTTGCGTTACTTATCAATTCAACTTACCTTGGATATTGAACATTATGCCAAGCTTAAGATTTTACGTCTTATGGAAGATCATAATGAAGATGGTTATCAAATCTATATTGATTTTATGAATTCATTAAATGAAGTACAAAAGAAACGATTAGAAAATGAAATCACCAGGTCCAAAAACTCTCATTATTCTCAAAATCTTTTTGAAAAGTATTATCCTGATTTCCCTATTTGGGTACTTCTTGAACTGATTCCTTTTGGTCGACTTATTTCCTTATACCAATTTTGTGCCAAGCGATATAATGATAAAAATATGATGCAAGAATCCTATATGTTAATGACATGTAAAGCTTTAAGAAATGCCTCCGCCCATAGCAGCTGTATCCTCAATGATTTACACTCACACACAATAATTCATCAAAAAGGTAAACCGAATCAAAAAGTTATGCATGAAATTTCTAAAGCAAATAATATTTCTAGGGCTGCTAAAAACAAACGTATGTCTAATGAAAGAATAAGTCAATTCGTAACATTACTCTATACTTTTAACAAAATCGTAACAAGTGAAGGTGCAAAACAAAAAGCTAAAGAACTATTACTGCAGTTTGATAAACGAATGATGAAAAATATTACGTATTACAACACCAATGAACTTATTAAAGCAAATTTTGAGTTTTTACATCAAATCATTCTCTATTATTTGTAG
- a CDS encoding HAD family hydrolase — protein sequence MKAVIFDMDGLMIDSERVTFESYQEVMAPMGYTMDETFYKTLLGKPVPNVKKCFYDQYGQDFPFDEVLKKTHETINNKFEKKGVPLKPGLIELLEYLKAHHYSTIVATSSDRQRVDHIFDLAHLHQYFDDSICGDEVTHGKPDPEIFLKACEKLHVAPSDAFVLEDSEAGLQAAHSGHIHVICVPDMKYPEEKYASMATAIVPSLKEVIEVLEK from the coding sequence ATGAAAGCTGTAATCTTTGATATGGATGGATTAATGATTGATAGTGAGCGTGTCACTTTTGAAAGCTATCAGGAAGTGATGGCACCAATGGGTTATACCATGGATGAAACATTTTATAAAACGTTATTAGGGAAACCTGTCCCTAATGTTAAGAAATGTTTCTATGATCAATATGGACAGGATTTCCCTTTTGATGAGGTATTAAAGAAAACCCATGAAACAATCAATAATAAATTTGAAAAGAAAGGTGTGCCACTTAAACCAGGATTAATAGAATTATTAGAGTATTTAAAGGCGCATCATTATTCAACGATCGTTGCGACATCTAGTGATCGTCAACGTGTTGATCACATTTTTGACTTAGCCCATTTACATCAGTATTTTGATGATTCTATTTGTGGTGATGAAGTCACGCATGGTAAACCAGATCCTGAGATCTTTTTAAAGGCCTGTGAGAAATTACATGTAGCGCCTAGCGATGCTTTTGTTTTAGAAGATAGTGAAGCGGGTTTACAGGCTGCTCACAGCGGTCATATTCACGTTATCTGTGTACCAGATATGAAATATCCAGAAGAAAAATATGCATCAATGGCGACAGCTATTGTTCCAAGTTTAAAAGAAGTGATTGAGGTTTTAGAAAAATGA
- a CDS encoding HAD family hydrolase: protein MKAVIFDMDGLMIDSERLALKCYQKVLGTMGLTMSEDFYKGVLGLPDRDVKTVFLKEYGDDFPFDDVLEKIFAKMREEIDTHGVPLKKGLIPLLTYLQDHHYKTIVATSSPRAWMQHLLEKDVLPYMTDSICVEEVTKGKPDPEMFLKACEKLNVHPADALVLEDSEAGICAAYNAHIPVIGIPDLKVPGKRYQAMTAYMVSSLNDVIALIESKKV from the coding sequence ATGAAAGCTGTCATTTTCGATATGGATGGGTTAATGATTGATAGTGAACGATTAGCCTTAAAGTGTTACCAGAAAGTCTTAGGGACAATGGGTTTAACAATGAGTGAAGACTTTTACAAAGGGGTTCTGGGTTTACCTGATCGTGATGTCAAAACAGTATTTCTTAAAGAATATGGTGATGACTTTCCTTTTGATGATGTCTTAGAAAAGATATTTGCGAAGATGAGAGAAGAAATCGATACACATGGTGTTCCTCTTAAAAAAGGTTTAATCCCCTTACTTACATACTTACAGGACCATCATTATAAAACCATAGTAGCAACCTCTTCACCAAGAGCCTGGATGCAGCATCTTCTTGAAAAAGATGTCCTCCCTTATATGACTGATAGCATTTGTGTTGAAGAAGTGACCAAAGGAAAACCTGACCCTGAAATGTTTTTAAAAGCCTGTGAAAAGTTAAATGTACATCCAGCAGACGCCTTGGTCTTAGAAGATAGTGAAGCAGGGATTTGCGCCGCCTATAATGCCCATATTCCCGTAATTGGCATTCCTGATTTAAAAGTCCCTGGCAAACGTTATCAAGCGATGACTGCTTATATGGTGTCATCGTTAAACGATGTCATCGCCCTTATAGAATCAAAAAAAGTGTGA
- a CDS encoding thymidine kinase, with amino-acid sequence MYNQYREGWLEVICGCMFAGKTEELIRRINVLTFAKKNILVFKPKIDNRYSETEIVSHAGAHVPCIVVDSSKKILDYIKEDTDVVAIDEVQFFDEDVIDIAEYLADSGLRVMCAGLDKDFRGEPFGVLPDLLTRAEFVTKLTAVCAKCGAPATRTQRIINGKPASFDDPVVLVGAKEAYEPRCRHCHEVVNKPFKFEKRLKR; translated from the coding sequence ATGTACAATCAATATCGTGAAGGATGGCTAGAAGTCATTTGTGGCTGTATGTTTGCCGGAAAAACAGAAGAACTCATTCGTCGTATTAACGTTTTAACATTCGCTAAGAAGAATATCTTAGTCTTTAAGCCAAAGATTGATAATCGTTATTCAGAAACCGAAATCGTTTCTCATGCCGGGGCACATGTGCCTTGTATTGTGGTTGATAGTTCAAAGAAAATCTTAGACTATATTAAAGAAGATACCGATGTTGTAGCGATTGATGAAGTCCAGTTCTTCGATGAAGATGTCATCGATATTGCAGAATACTTAGCTGATAGCGGCTTACGTGTGATGTGTGCGGGGTTAGATAAAGACTTCCGTGGCGAACCTTTTGGGGTTTTACCAGATTTATTAACAAGAGCTGAATTTGTGACAAAACTGACAGCTGTTTGTGCAAAATGCGGTGCACCAGCTACGCGCACACAAAGAATTATTAATGGCAAACCAGCTTCTTTTGATGATCCTGTTGTCTTAGTTGGCGCTAAGGAAGCTTATGAACCAAGATGCCGTCATTGTCATGAAGTGGTTAATAAACCATTTAAATTTGAAAAACGTTTAAAACGATAA